Proteins found in one bacterium CG_4_10_14_0_2_um_filter_33_32 genomic segment:
- a CDS encoding 50S ribosomal protein L22, whose product MDIQSHGKFLRLSPRKARLVVNYVRGKKALDAIALLNLMPQKAAHEVSKVINSALANAQHNYGIAKTDFLIKEISANIGPTFKRFSPRARGSADVIKRKTTHLSVILTAPEGSKVNKKTIQSEVKKDKDEKISKENTAIQSDSKPAEVNKSSDAIKAKKEILPKESAVNTKQPSKTVNKSVKTKQARSKPDISNIKHLEKKQKEQARETKESFLGGIKRIFRRKEF is encoded by the coding sequence ATGGATATTCAATCTCATGGTAAATTTTTAAGACTATCTCCCAGAAAAGCAAGATTGGTTGTTAACTATGTTAGAGGGAAAAAAGCATTAGACGCTATTGCCTTACTGAATCTTATGCCTCAAAAAGCAGCACACGAAGTTTCAAAGGTTATTAATTCTGCGCTAGCAAATGCTCAGCATAACTACGGAATTGCAAAAACTGATTTTTTAATTAAAGAAATATCTGCTAATATTGGGCCTACATTCAAAAGATTTAGTCCAAGAGCTAGGGGAAGCGCAGATGTTATAAAAAGAAAAACTACTCATTTGAGCGTTATATTAACTGCGCCAGAAGGTTCTAAGGTTAATAAAAAAACTATTCAAAGTGAAGTGAAAAAAGATAAAGATGAAAAAATTTCTAAAGAAAATACTGCTATACAATCAGATTCTAAGCCCGCAGAAGTAAATAAGTCTAGCGATGCTATCAAGGCAAAAAAAGAAATATTACCTAAGGAAAGTGCTGTTAATACTAAGCAGCCTTCCAAGACTGTAAATAAATCAGTAAAGACCAAGCAGGCTAGAAGTAAGCCAGATATCAGTAATATTAAGCATTTAGAAAAGAAACAAAAAGAACAAGCGAGAGAAACAAAAGAGTCTTTCTTAGGCGGTATAAAAAGAATTTTTAGAAGAAAGGAATTTTAA
- a CDS encoding 30S ribosomal protein S19, which produces MSRSAKKGPYIDEKLLKKIKDLRPDEKKVIKTWSRSSSIFPDMVGHTIAVHNGKEHIPVFITENMVGHKLGEFSPTRKFRGHGGKMAKEQAKAAVVKSAPQPTGKEGK; this is translated from the coding sequence ATGTCAAGATCAGCAAAAAAAGGTCCCTATATAGACGAAAAATTACTAAAGAAAATAAAGGATTTAAGACCAGACGAGAAAAAAGTTATTAAAACTTGGTCAAGATCTTCTTCTATTTTTCCTGATATGGTTGGGCACACAATCGCCGTGCATAACGGTAAAGAACATATTCCGGTTTTTATAACTGAAAATATGGTGGGTCATAAACTTGGTGAATTTTCTCCAACGAGAAAATTTAGAGGGCATGGTGGAAAGATGGCAAAAGAGCAAGCAAAGGCGGCTGTTGTAAAATCAGCACCTCAACCAACAGGAAAGGAAGGTAAATAG
- a CDS encoding 50S ribosomal protein L2 yields the protein MKKQTNSEQVNKKTQDAVSRKRPEKSLTAPLKRKAGRSSRGNITIRHRGGGAKRIYRIIDFKQTRYDMPAKVLSIEYDPNRTAHIALIQYENGEKSYILAPEGLKIDQIITSSKGKIKANVGDRMTLANIPLGSFVYNVELIPGRGGQIVKSAGSSATVLAKDSGFTNLKMPSGEVRMIKSDAMASIGQVSNSDHGKIVIGKAGRKRHMGIRPTVRGKAMNPVDHPHGGGEGKHPIGLKHPKTPWGAPALGYKTRRKKLSDRFILSRRKGKK from the coding sequence ATGAAAAAGCAGACAAATAGTGAACAAGTGAATAAAAAAACTCAAGACGCTGTGTCCAGAAAAAGGCCAGAGAAGAGTTTAACTGCGCCTTTAAAAAGAAAAGCGGGGCGATCTTCTAGGGGAAATATCACTATAAGGCATAGAGGTGGTGGTGCAAAAAGAATTTACAGGATAATTGATTTCAAGCAAACAAGATATGATATGCCTGCAAAGGTTTTATCTATAGAATATGATCCTAACAGAACAGCTCATATTGCATTAATTCAATATGAGAATGGAGAAAAAAGTTATATTTTAGCGCCAGAAGGGCTAAAAATAGATCAGATAATCACTAGTTCTAAGGGTAAAATTAAAGCTAATGTCGGAGATAGAATGACGCTTGCTAATATACCGCTTGGATCATTTGTTTATAATGTTGAGCTTATACCTGGTAGGGGTGGTCAAATTGTAAAATCAGCCGGTTCTTCGGCAACTGTATTAGCAAAAGATAGTGGTTTTACGAATTTGAAAATGCCTTCCGGAGAAGTAAGAATGATTAAAAGTGATGCGATGGCAAGCATAGGCCAAGTTTCCAATTCTGATCATGGGAAAATAGTAATTGGAAAAGCTGGAAGAAAAAGACACATGGGAATTAGGCCAACTGTCCGAGGTAAAGCTATGAATCCAGTTGATCATCCTCATGGAGGAGGCGAAGGCAAGCATCCTATTGGATTAAAACATCCCAAAACCCCTTGGGGTGCCCCAGCCCTAGGTTATAAAACTAGAAGAAAAAAACTTTCTGATAGATTTATATTATCAAGAAGAAAGGGTAAAAAATAA
- a CDS encoding 50S ribosomal protein L23, with translation MKDILIQPIITEKSFNLSSQSKYVFEVGKDANKKEIGKAVADMYKVTVEKVNIVQKRHKTRRYGKTTGIKPGRKAAIVTVKKGQEIKLFEETK, from the coding sequence ATGAAAGATATTTTAATACAACCAATCATCACAGAAAAAAGCTTTAATCTATCCAGTCAGTCAAAGTATGTATTTGAAGTTGGTAAAGATGCTAACAAAAAAGAAATCGGTAAAGCCGTTGCAGATATGTATAAAGTAACCGTAGAAAAAGTAAATATTGTTCAGAAAAGGCATAAAACAAGAAGATACGGAAAAACAACAGGCATTAAGCCGGGAAGAAAAGCTGCTATTGTCACTGTGAAAAAAGGTCAAGAAATTAAATTATTTGAGGAGACAAAATGA
- a CDS encoding 50S ribosomal protein L4, whose translation MNTAKIYDIKGKEQSKKTLRSDIFDVKPSEVLLKQAVVRYLAGLREPIAKTKTRAERRGGGRKPWRQKGTGRARVGSRRTPIWRKGGVVFGPTGTENFTKKMNKKSIRKAIQMALSVRASEDRILILDNIQLNKPQTKEAKAIFDKLPIKGRILFISEKNPILLKSVENIPFVMPTLYNQLNSYDILVSDYVVILKDALDKLVSFYGNTTNKDNESVDLVDLKEADYDKKQAETEKKVKK comes from the coding sequence ATGAACACAGCTAAAATTTATGATATAAAAGGTAAAGAGCAGAGTAAAAAGACTCTTCGGTCTGATATTTTTGATGTAAAACCAAGTGAAGTTCTTTTAAAGCAAGCTGTTGTTAGATATTTGGCGGGTTTAAGAGAGCCAATTGCTAAAACTAAAACAAGAGCAGAAAGACGCGGTGGCGGCAGAAAGCCATGGAGACAAAAAGGCACAGGACGAGCTAGGGTAGGCTCAAGGAGAACACCAATCTGGAGAAAGGGCGGTGTTGTTTTTGGCCCGACAGGTACGGAAAATTTCACGAAGAAAATGAATAAAAAATCAATAAGGAAGGCTATACAAATGGCCTTATCTGTAAGGGCTAGCGAGGACAGAATTTTAATATTAGATAATATTCAATTAAATAAACCGCAAACAAAGGAAGCTAAGGCTATTTTCGATAAACTGCCGATTAAAGGAAGGATTTTATTTATTTCCGAAAAAAATCCGATTCTGTTAAAATCAGTTGAAAACATTCCTTTTGTTATGCCGACTTTGTATAATCAATTGAATTCTTATGATATTTTAGTCTCTGATTATGTGGTAATTCTAAAAGATGCATTAGATAAATTAGTTTCATTTTATGGTAATACAACAAATAAGGATAATGAAAGCGTAGATTTAGTAGATTTAAAGGAAGCTGATTATGATAAGAAGCAAGCCGAGACAGAGAAGAAGGTTAAAAAATAA
- a CDS encoding 50S ribosomal protein L3 → MMKMIIGKKIGMTNIFSLEGKYIPVTVVKSDPNFITQIRTEQKDGYIALQIGSEESKKVKKPQEYQFKKAKLPKLRNLREVRISSEEVAKYQVGQKITVNTFKEGEKIDAIGISKGKGFAGVIKRHNFARGPMSHGSDHHREPGSIGAMYPQRVFKGKKLPGRMGYERVTVKNLKIVKIDSDDQTILVQGALPGPNKSLVLLMGKGEFIIEEQKKYEEKKTEKEIVENKEEDKKENGQTEKEPGIIEKEEQVKDTAGEAK, encoded by the coding sequence ATTATGAAAATGATTATAGGTAAAAAAATAGGTATGACAAATATATTTTCCCTTGAAGGAAAATATATTCCAGTAACGGTTGTAAAATCGGACCCTAATTTTATTACTCAGATTAGAACCGAACAAAAAGATGGCTATATTGCTCTTCAGATTGGGTCAGAGGAATCAAAAAAAGTCAAAAAACCCCAAGAATATCAATTTAAAAAGGCTAAATTGCCGAAATTGAGAAATTTAAGAGAAGTACGAATTTCATCAGAAGAAGTAGCGAAATATCAAGTTGGTCAGAAAATAACCGTTAATACTTTTAAAGAAGGAGAGAAGATTGACGCAATAGGTATTTCTAAGGGTAAAGGTTTTGCAGGTGTCATAAAGCGTCATAATTTTGCGAGAGGTCCAATGAGTCATGGTTCTGATCATCATAGAGAGCCAGGATCAATAGGTGCAATGTATCCCCAAAGAGTCTTTAAAGGTAAGAAATTACCAGGCAGGATGGGTTATGAACGCGTAACAGTTAAAAATCTAAAGATTGTTAAAATAGATTCGGATGATCAGACTATTCTTGTACAAGGCGCATTACCTGGCCCAAACAAATCACTGGTTTTGTTAATGGGTAAGGGTGAATTTATAATCGAAGAACAAAAAAAATATGAAGAAAAAAAGACTGAAAAAGAAATAGTTGAGAATAAAGAAGAAGATAAAAAGGAGAACGGTCAGACAGAAAAAGAACCCGGCATTATAGAAAAAGAAGAACAGGTCAAAGATACAGCAGGAGAAGCTAAATGA